The region GCGACGGCCGCCGCCTCGCCCCGGGACGCGGCCGCCAGCGCCGCCGCGTACACCGGCCGCTCAGCCGCGTCCGCGCGCACCGGGGTGACCAGGACCTCGATGACCCCGCCGCAGGTCAGCCCCACCGCGAAGGCGTCCTCGTCGCTGTAGCCGAACCGTTCCCGCACCGTGCGGCCGTCCTGGAGGGCCTGGACGCACAGGTCGTACACGGCGCCTTCGACACAGCCGCCGGAGACCGAGCCGATGGCCGTGCCGCCGCTGTCGACCGCGAGGGCGGCGCCGGGGCCGCGCGGGGCGCTGCCGCCGACGCTCACGACGGTGGCGACGGCGAAGTCCCGGCCCTCCTCGGCCCACCGGTTCAGCTCGTCGGCGATGTCAAGCATCCCGGTCCCCTCCCGTGCCCGCCAGCAGCACCCGGTCCGGGCGGATCGGCAGATTCCGGTGACGTACACCCGTCGCGTGCCAGACCGCGTTGGCGATCGCCGCCGCAGCTCCGACGACCCCGATCTCGCCGATGCCCTTGATGCCGACCGGGTCCCCGGGGTCGGGGTCGTCCACCCAGTCCGCCTCGATGTCGGGTACGTCGGCGTGCGCGGAGAAGTGGTAGCCGGCGAGGTCGGCGCCGACATGGCCGCCGCTGGCCCGGTCCCGGTGAGCCTCCTCGTGCAGGGCCATGGACAGGCCCCAGACCATGCCTCCGACGAACTGCCCGCGCGCGGTCAGCGGGTTGACGATCCGGCCGGCCGCGAAGATGCCGAGCATCCGCCGCACCCGCACCTCCCCGCTGGTGACATCGACGGCGACCTCGGCGAACTGGGCCCCGAAGGAGTGCCGTTCCTTCTGCTCCAGCGCGCCGACCGCCTGGGAGGTGTCCGAGCGTGCCGTGATCCCCTCCGGCGGAATGCCGCCGCCCAGGGCCAGCCGCTCGCGCAGCTCGTCCGCCGCGACCCTGATCGCCCAGGCCCACGAGCGGGTGCCCATCGAGCCGCCGGCGATCATCGCGAAGCCGAAGTCGCTGTCCGCGATGCGCATCCGGATGCGCTCCGGCGCCACCTCCAGCGCGTCCGCGGCGATCAGGGTGAGCGCGGTCCGGGCCCCGGTCCCGATGTCGGACGCGGTGATCCGTACGGTGAAGCTGCCGTCGGGCTCGGCCGTCACGGCCGCCGTGGACGGGGCGGACAGCACGGGGAACGTGGACGCGGCCGTGCCGGTCCCGAGCAGCCAGCGGCCCTCGCGGCGGACACCGGGACGCGGGTCACGGTCCGCCCAGCGGAATCGGCGGGCCCCCTCCTCGAAGCACGCGAGCAGGTTGCGGCCGCTGAACGGCAGCCCGGAGACGGGGCCGACGGCCGGTTCGTTGCGGGCGCGCAGCGCGATCGGGTCGAGTCCGCACTTCTCGGCGAGTTCGTCGAGCGCGGACTCCAGCGCGAACGAGCCCGGGGCCTCGCCGGGCGCCCGCATCCAGCTCGGGGTCGGCACGTCGAGCGGTACGACACGGGTCTGCGAGTAGTGCGCGTCGGAGTCGTACATCGCGCGCCCGTACTCGGCGGCCCGCTCGACGAACTCGTACACCGTCGAGGTGAGGCACTCGGCCCGGTGGTCGAACGCGCGCAGTCGGCCGTCCGCGTCGGCGCCGAGCCTGACCCGCTGGGCCGTGGGGCTGCGGTAGCCGACGAGCGAGAACATCTGGCGGCGGGTCAGCACGACGCGCACGGGGCGCTGCAGGACGGTCGCGGCCATCGCGGCGGCGACCGAGTGCGGGCGGGTGCCCTTGGAGCCGAAGCCGCCGCCGACGTGTTCCGAGCGCACCCGCACCGACTGGGGGTCGAGCGAGAACAGCTTCGCGAGCTCGTCCGCCACGAACCTGCTGCCCTGGTTGGAGTCGACGACCTCGAGCCGGCCGCCGTCCCAACGTGCGATCGCCGCGTGCGGCTCCATGGGGTTGTGGTGCTCCTCCGGAGTGCTGTACTCGGCGTCCACGACGACGGCGGACGCGGCGAGTTCGGCCTCCAGGTCGCCCTTTTGCGCGGCGGGGGCGCTCTCCGGCGCGTACACCCCGGGGAGGCCCGCGGCGAACGCGACGTCGGGCGGCTCCTCGTCGTACACGACGACGAGGGCCTCGGCGGCCTCCCTGGCCTGCTCGGGCGTCTCGGCGACGACCAGCGCCACCGGCCAGCCGACGAACGGGACCCGGTCGTGCTGGAAGATCTGGGCGATCGGGTCGGGCGCCCCGAAGGCGTTCGTGTAGTCGCCGTTGAGACGCGGGGCGTTCTCGTGGTGCAGGACGGCGACGACGCCCGGCATGGCGAGGACGGGCGCGGACTCCACCGCACGGATCCGGCCACGAGCCACGGTGGACAACACCAGCCAGCCGTGGGCGAGTTCGGGATACGGGACCTCGCCCGCGTAGCGCGCCGCCCCGGTGACCTTGGCCACGCCCTCGACGCGGGTGTGGGCGGCGCCGACGGCCCCGAACGTCGCGGTCGCCGCCGTCGTCGCGGTCGTGGTCGCGGTCGTACCGGTCATCGGGCCGCCTCCTCGGTGAGTTCGGTCAGCATCGCCACGACGAGATTGCGCATCAGGGGCACCTTGTATCCGTTGTGGGGCAGCGTCCGGGCGGCCGCGAGCTCGGCGTCCGCGGCGGCGGCGAAGGCCTCGGCGCTCGCCGGTCCCCCGGTCAGCGCCCGTTCGGCCGCACGGGCCCGCCACGGCCGGGAGGCCACCGCCCCGAAGGCGAGGCGCACTTCGCGTACGACACCGTCATGGATGTCGAGGGCGGCGGCGATCGAACCGATCGCGAACGCGTACGAGGCGCGCTCGCGCACCTTGCGGTAGCGGGAGCGGGCGGCGACCGGGGCGGCCGGCAGGGTGACGCCGGTGATCAGCGCGCCGGGCGGCAGGGCGGTCTCCAGGTGCGGGGTGTCACCCACCGGCAGATAGAACTCGGAGAGCGGCAACTCCCCCGGCCCGTCCGCCGTTTCGTACGAGACGACGGCGTCGAAGGCGGTGAGGGCCACGGCCATGTCCGAGGGGTGCGTGGCCACGCAGTGCGTGGAGGCACCGAGGATGGCGTGGTTGTGGTGCTCGCCCTCGACGGCCGGACAACCGCTGCCGGGGACCCGCTTGTTGCAGGGCTTCGCAAGATCGGTGAAGTAGCCGCAGCGGGTGCGCTGGAGCAGGTTTCCGCCGACGGTGGCCATGTTGCGCAGCTGACCGGAGGCCCCGGCCAGCACGGCCTGGGTCAACGCCGGGTAGTGGCGCCGCACGTCGGGATGGGCGGCGAGGTCGCTGTTGGTCACGGTGGCGCCGATCCGCAGCCCGCCGCTCCTTGTGAACTCGACCCGGTCGAGGGGGAGTTCACGCACGTCGACGAGCCGGGCGGGCCGCTCCACCCCGCTCTTCATCAGGTCGACGAGATTGGTACCACCGCCGAGATAGCGCGCGTCCGGGTCGGCGCCCAGCAGCGCGACCGCGCCGGTGACGTCGTAGGCGCGCTCGTAGTCGAACTCCCTCATGCCGCCGCCTCCTTGGTCTCGGACGACCGTGTATCGGACGACCGTGTATCGGACGACCGTGTATCGGACGACTGCGCCGCCCGTGCGACGGCCTGGACGATCGACACATACGCGCCGCACCGGCACAGGTTGCCGCTCATCCGCTCACGGATCTCCTCGGGCGTGAGCTGCGGAACTCCCGCTTCGGGCCGCACGTCCGCGGTCACGGCGCTCGGCCAGCCCGCCGCGTGCTCCTCGATCACCGCGAGGGCCGAACAGATCTGGCCGGGCGTGCAGTAGCCGCACTGGTAGCCGTCGAGGTCGAGGAAGGCCTGTTGCACGGGATGCAGCCGCTCACCGTCCGCCACCCCTTCGATGGTGGTGATCTCGCGTCCCTCGGCGGCGACGGCGAGTTGCAGACAGGAGACGGCCCGGCGTCCGTCGAGCAGCACCGTGCAGGCGCCGCACTGGCCCTGATCGCAGCCTTTCTTGGTACCGGTGAGATCGAGACGCTCACGCAGCGCGTCGAGCAGGGTGGTGCGATGGTCGACGGGCAGCGTGTACTTCTCGCCGTTGACGTGCAGGGTGATGGTGCTGGACGTCGAGGTCGTGGCGCTGGACGTCGTGGGGGCCATGATCAGCCTTCTTTCGCCTGTCTGAGGGGGAAAGGAAGTCGCGAGAGGGCCGGGAAAAGGGGGCACCGATGGTCCACACTGGCCGGATCCGGCGGTATGGTGAACCCTTAAGCGGACAGCTGTCCGTTCACCTCGAACCTATCGGACAGCTGTCCGCTTAGCAAGGTACTCGCCTGGGAGGGCGGAGGACGAAGGAGGCCCGAGTGCAGCAGAAGAAGGCCGCCACGCTGCGCTCGGACGCGCAACGCAATCGCGAGCGCATTCTCGAGGTGGCCCTGGCCGAGCTGACGCGGTCGGCGGACACCCCGCTCAGCGCGATCGCCAAGAAGGCGGGGGTCGGGCAAGGGACGTTCTACCGCAACTTCCCCAATCGCGAGGCACTCCTCCTGGAGATCTACCGCCACGAGGTGCAGCAGGTCGCCGACGCCGCGGCGCAGCTGCTCGAGACGCGTGCGCCGGACCGGGCCCTGCGGGAGTGGATGGACCGCCTCGCCCAGTTCGCCATGACCAAGGTCGGCCTGGCCGAAGCCCTGCGCGCGACCACCCTCGCGCACGGCACGCTGACCCGGCTGGGGCACGGCGCGATGTCCTCGGCCACCGCGCTGCTCCTGGCGGCGAACGACAAGGCGGGCAGTATCCGCCCCGGAGTGACCCCCGAGGATTTCTTCCTCTTCATCGCCGGTCTCTGGCAGATCGACGCGGACGGGGACTGGCAGCCGCGCGCCACCCGCCTTCTGGACCTCGTGATGGACGGTCTGCGGGTGGGCGCGCCGGGTTCCGCGCCGCCCGAGTGAGCCGAGCCGCTGCCTGCGGGCTGCGGGCGGGAGCGGGAGCGGCGGGCCGTCGTCACTGACAGCCGCTCCTACGCGCACGACGAAGCCGTCCGCCTGTAACTCCCCCCTGGCGGACGGCTCGTGTCGCGGTGTTCAGAGATCGGAATCGGTGTCGGCGACGTAAGTGTCCTGGGCCGCTGGACGACACCCGCTGGGGCGGGCGA is a window of Streptomyces sp. NBC_00271 DNA encoding:
- a CDS encoding (2Fe-2S)-binding protein, with product MAPTTSSATTSTSSTITLHVNGEKYTLPVDHRTTLLDALRERLDLTGTKKGCDQGQCGACTVLLDGRRAVSCLQLAVAAEGREITTIEGVADGERLHPVQQAFLDLDGYQCGYCTPGQICSALAVIEEHAAGWPSAVTADVRPEAGVPQLTPEEIRERMSGNLCRCGAYVSIVQAVARAAQSSDTRSSDTRSSDTRSSETKEAAA
- a CDS encoding xanthine dehydrogenase family protein molybdopterin-binding subunit, whose amino-acid sequence is MTGTTATTTATTAATATFGAVGAAHTRVEGVAKVTGAARYAGEVPYPELAHGWLVLSTVARGRIRAVESAPVLAMPGVVAVLHHENAPRLNGDYTNAFGAPDPIAQIFQHDRVPFVGWPVALVVAETPEQAREAAEALVVVYDEEPPDVAFAAGLPGVYAPESAPAAQKGDLEAELAASAVVVDAEYSTPEEHHNPMEPHAAIARWDGGRLEVVDSNQGSRFVADELAKLFSLDPQSVRVRSEHVGGGFGSKGTRPHSVAAAMAATVLQRPVRVVLTRRQMFSLVGYRSPTAQRVRLGADADGRLRAFDHRAECLTSTVYEFVERAAEYGRAMYDSDAHYSQTRVVPLDVPTPSWMRAPGEAPGSFALESALDELAEKCGLDPIALRARNEPAVGPVSGLPFSGRNLLACFEEGARRFRWADRDPRPGVRREGRWLLGTGTAASTFPVLSAPSTAAVTAEPDGSFTVRITASDIGTGARTALTLIAADALEVAPERIRMRIADSDFGFAMIAGGSMGTRSWAWAIRVAADELRERLALGGGIPPEGITARSDTSQAVGALEQKERHSFGAQFAEVAVDVTSGEVRVRRMLGIFAAGRIVNPLTARGQFVGGMVWGLSMALHEEAHRDRASGGHVGADLAGYHFSAHADVPDIEADWVDDPDPGDPVGIKGIGEIGVVGAAAAIANAVWHATGVRHRNLPIRPDRVLLAGTGGDRDA
- a CDS encoding TetR/AcrR family transcriptional regulator, encoding MQQKKAATLRSDAQRNRERILEVALAELTRSADTPLSAIAKKAGVGQGTFYRNFPNREALLLEIYRHEVQQVADAAAQLLETRAPDRALREWMDRLAQFAMTKVGLAEALRATTLAHGTLTRLGHGAMSSATALLLAANDKAGSIRPGVTPEDFFLFIAGLWQIDADGDWQPRATRLLDLVMDGLRVGAPGSAPPE
- a CDS encoding FAD binding domain-containing protein, translating into MREFDYERAYDVTGAVALLGADPDARYLGGGTNLVDLMKSGVERPARLVDVRELPLDRVEFTRSGGLRIGATVTNSDLAAHPDVRRHYPALTQAVLAGASGQLRNMATVGGNLLQRTRCGYFTDLAKPCNKRVPGSGCPAVEGEHHNHAILGASTHCVATHPSDMAVALTAFDAVVSYETADGPGELPLSEFYLPVGDTPHLETALPPGALITGVTLPAAPVAARSRYRKVRERASYAFAIGSIAAALDIHDGVVREVRLAFGAVASRPWRARAAERALTGGPASAEAFAAAADAELAAARTLPHNGYKVPLMRNLVVAMLTELTEEAAR